From a single Methylosinus sp. H3A genomic region:
- a CDS encoding uracil-DNA glycosylase family protein has product MSADADLAPEPGLAALVDWYLSVGVDIAVDETPHDRFAESAAPPARAAAPAPAAAASPRAAAPTRETRPVRSAPIFPEEASRAAREAAAAASTINELQARLEAFDGCALKATAGHFLFSAGTPGAPLMVLDFAPGEEEERGGEAFVGPEARLLDNMLRAIRRDRSSAYLAYATPWRPPGARELNAVEVAALLPFLRRHVELAAPRALLILGDFAARAALGAPDVARYRGACFDYDCGGGTLLALLAPSLASLLRTPALKRRAWRDLRVLAAALG; this is encoded by the coding sequence ATGTCCGCTGACGCCGATCTCGCTCCGGAGCCGGGCCTCGCCGCGCTCGTCGACTGGTATCTGTCGGTCGGCGTCGACATAGCCGTCGACGAGACGCCGCATGATCGCTTTGCCGAGAGCGCTGCGCCGCCGGCGCGCGCCGCTGCGCCGGCCCCTGCGGCTGCGGCCTCTCCGCGCGCCGCCGCGCCCACCCGGGAGACGCGTCCTGTCCGCAGCGCTCCCATCTTTCCGGAGGAGGCCTCCCGCGCGGCGCGCGAGGCCGCCGCCGCGGCCTCGACGATCAACGAGCTGCAGGCGCGGCTCGAGGCTTTCGACGGCTGCGCGTTGAAGGCGACCGCCGGCCATTTTCTCTTTTCGGCGGGAACGCCCGGCGCGCCGCTCATGGTGCTGGATTTCGCGCCCGGCGAGGAGGAGGAGCGCGGCGGAGAGGCTTTCGTCGGGCCGGAGGCGCGCCTGCTCGACAATATGCTGCGGGCGATTCGGCGCGATCGCTCCAGCGCCTATCTCGCCTATGCGACGCCCTGGCGGCCGCCCGGCGCGCGCGAGCTCAACGCCGTGGAGGTGGCGGCGCTGCTGCCCTTCCTGCGCCGTCATGTGGAGCTGGCCGCGCCGCGCGCGCTGCTGATCCTCGGCGATTTCGCCGCCCGCGCGGCGCTGGGCGCGCCGGATGTCGCGCGTTATCGCGGCGCCTGCTTCGATTATGATTGCGGCGGCGGGACGCTGCTCGCGCTGCTCGCGCCGTCGCTCGCCAGCCTGCTGAGGACGCCGGCGTTGAAGCGTCGCGCCTGGCGTGACCTGCGCGTGCTCGCGGCGGCGCTCGGTTGA
- a CDS encoding YbdD/YjiX family protein — MPALDLVKLGQKLREGALLMIGQGDYDAYVAHRRANHPDEPPMTREEFFLERQASRFGEGGRRAMRCC; from the coding sequence TTGCCCGCGCTTGACCTCGTCAAGCTCGGCCAGAAGCTGCGCGAGGGCGCGCTGCTGATGATCGGCCAGGGCGATTATGACGCCTATGTCGCGCATCGGCGGGCCAACCATCCCGACGAGCCGCCGATGACGCGCGAGGAGTTCTTCCTCGAGCGTCAGGCGAGCCGCTTCGGCGAGGGCGGCCGGCGCGCAATGCGCTGTTGTTGA